Proteins encoded by one window of Elusimicrobiota bacterium:
- the quiB gene encoding Catabolic 3-dehydroquinate dehydratase translates to MKQSFLSSKKDILSHRPLVVGTLTSQSPLGGQIQNAKTARIDLLEVRLDGYSAMRGPFQKAQEFGRNLIREIKTRTQLPVLLTFRAADEGGAIKTTSVIEDYRRGEILSRLLPLVEMIDVEIQHEKFAHRMTVLGHLQQVDVIHSVHDFKGPGHLAQLSQLALRSKKLNGDVFKVAVSPRSIADLEKFLWWGKDLPNKQVVLIGMGKWGIVSRVAAYSFGSILTYGHLGRSAAPGQIPAKALSQSVRHAYAHP, encoded by the coding sequence GTGAAACAGTCCTTCCTGTCCTCGAAAAAAGACATCTTGTCTCATCGACCCTTGGTGGTGGGTACCCTCACCAGTCAAAGCCCTTTGGGCGGACAAATCCAAAATGCAAAAACCGCTCGGATTGATTTGCTGGAGGTTCGTTTGGATGGTTATTCAGCGATGCGCGGACCTTTTCAAAAGGCTCAAGAGTTTGGGAGAAATCTGATCCGCGAAATCAAAACCCGAACCCAATTGCCGGTTCTTCTCACCTTTCGGGCCGCTGATGAAGGCGGGGCGATCAAAACCACCTCGGTGATCGAGGATTACCGTCGGGGGGAGATATTGTCCCGTCTGCTTCCTTTGGTTGAAATGATCGATGTTGAAATCCAACATGAGAAATTTGCTCATCGCATGACGGTTTTGGGACACCTTCAACAAGTGGATGTGATCCATTCGGTTCATGATTTTAAAGGGCCCGGTCACCTGGCTCAATTGAGTCAGCTCGCCCTGCGTTCGAAAAAATTGAATGGAGATGTTTTTAAAGTGGCTGTGAGCCCTCGATCGATCGCAGATTTGGAAAAATTTTTATGGTGGGGAAAAGATCTCCCCAATAAACAGGTGGTACTCATCGGGATGGGGAAGTGGGGAATCGTTTCTCGAGTGGCCGCCTATAGTTTTGGCTCTATTTTGACTTATGGTCATTTGGGGCGTTCGGCCGCGCCTGGGCAAATTCCCGCAAAGGCTTTGAGTCAGTCGGTTCGCCATGCCTACGCCCATCCTTGA
- the polC_2 gene encoding DNA polymerase III PolC-type, protein MPTPILEADYCVVDTETTGGKAEENRIIDIAVYHVRDGIVLGQFRTLLNPGCPIPSWITALTGIDDAMVRGAPRFLDVAPDLKRFLEKGVFVAHNVPFDYRFIQCEFDRLNEHWERPALCTLKLARKLYPELPSRSLGNLCEHLMIDITDRHRASGDAEATRYLLKHLLKEVRRRHGITTFKELNLFFKSRRDRHTKPGLSSSSATL, encoded by the coding sequence ATGCCTACGCCCATCCTTGAGGCGGATTATTGTGTTGTTGACACCGAGACGACCGGTGGCAAAGCCGAAGAAAACCGGATCATCGATATCGCGGTATATCACGTGCGCGATGGCATTGTGCTTGGGCAATTTCGGACGCTGCTGAACCCCGGTTGCCCCATTCCTTCCTGGATCACCGCTCTCACCGGCATCGACGACGCCATGGTTCGGGGTGCGCCTCGATTTTTGGACGTGGCGCCGGACCTAAAACGTTTTTTGGAGAAAGGCGTGTTCGTGGCTCACAATGTCCCCTTTGATTACCGTTTCATTCAATGTGAGTTTGATCGGCTCAATGAACACTGGGAGCGTCCCGCTCTCTGTACGTTAAAGTTGGCTCGCAAACTCTACCCGGAATTGCCCTCTCGAAGTCTCGGAAATTTGTGCGAGCATTTGATGATCGATATCACCGACCGCCACCGCGCTTCGGGAGACGCTGAAGCCACCCGCTATTTATTGAAACACTTGCTCAAAGAAGTGCGCCGTCGGCATGGGATCACCACATTTAAGGAACTGAACCTTTTCTTTAAATCTCGCCGCGACCGCCACACCAAACCTGGCTTGTCCTCTTCTTCAGCAACTCTTTAG